One segment of Neobacillus endophyticus DNA contains the following:
- a CDS encoding DUF4931 domain-containing protein, translating to MENKHLHFNTSIGMQKPENIRNKAQACPFCEREKLTDIIDVDGSIILLKNKYPVLENAYQTVLIETDDCQGEVSTYSREHLQRLFRFGIGHWLKMENSGAYRSVIFFKNHGPLSGGTLSHPHMQIIGLEDLDYKEKVQPEMFQGLVIAQESDVTLTLSTKPRVGFYEFNIAMADSHYMEQFAEYIQIAVHYVLNHFPFKAGSYNIFFHHINKRIYAKVVPRFVTTPLYIGYGLPQVPNNLESMVSEMKRIYFDLKKSINI from the coding sequence GTGGAAAATAAACATTTACATTTTAATACGTCTATCGGTATGCAGAAGCCGGAAAATATACGCAACAAAGCCCAGGCCTGTCCTTTTTGTGAGAGAGAAAAGCTAACCGATATCATTGATGTTGATGGCTCGATCATTCTCTTGAAAAATAAATATCCTGTCTTGGAAAATGCTTATCAAACGGTCTTAATCGAAACAGATGACTGTCAGGGCGAAGTATCTACATATTCGCGGGAACATTTGCAGCGGCTATTCCGATTCGGGATTGGGCATTGGTTGAAAATGGAGAATTCAGGTGCTTACAGGTCTGTGATTTTTTTCAAGAATCATGGTCCATTATCCGGGGGAACACTTTCCCATCCCCACATGCAAATTATTGGGCTTGAAGACCTGGATTACAAAGAAAAAGTCCAACCGGAAATGTTTCAAGGTCTTGTCATTGCCCAAGAATCCGATGTTACTCTGACATTATCGACTAAACCTCGCGTTGGTTTTTATGAGTTTAATATAGCGATGGCGGATTCTCATTATATGGAGCAGTTTGCAGAATATATACAAATTGCTGTTCACTACGTACTGAATCATTTTCCATTTAAAGCGGGCAGCTATAATATTTTTTTTCATCATATTAATAAAAGAATTTATGCAAAGGTAGTGCCGAGATTTGTGACAACACCATTATACATTGGGTACGGACTGCCGCAGGTGCCAAATAATCTAGAATCGATGGTATCTGAAATGAAACGAATCTATTTTGATCTGAAAAAAAGCATAAATATTTGA
- a CDS encoding undecaprenyl-diphosphate phosphatase → MLTKLEALILGMIQGLTEFLPISSTGHLYLGRNLFGLQEAGLLLDTMLHIGTLLAVLVFYKNEFTQILRNPFSKLTYLLIVGTIPAVVIGLLFKDYFEEISKTGVTIGWEFLITGIFLWIADSVKNGHKNMDNISYTDAFIIGSFQAAAIFPAISRSGMTIVAALWRRLDRETAAYFSFLLSTPAIAGACLLQTKELLSGGGEEISLSALLVGIAASAFFGYVAVKWMIGFLKKHSLKPFAIYVWMLGFVVLYFQFTGKF, encoded by the coding sequence ATGTTAACAAAATTGGAAGCACTAATACTGGGGATGATTCAGGGGTTAACGGAATTTCTGCCCATTTCAAGTACCGGACATCTGTATTTAGGAAGGAATTTATTTGGCCTGCAGGAAGCAGGGCTGCTGCTTGACACCATGCTTCATATTGGAACGCTGCTTGCAGTCCTGGTGTTTTATAAAAATGAATTTACCCAGATTTTACGGAATCCTTTTAGTAAATTAACCTATCTATTAATCGTAGGGACGATTCCAGCAGTTGTCATTGGGCTCCTGTTCAAAGATTATTTTGAAGAGATTTCCAAGACGGGGGTTACAATTGGATGGGAATTCTTAATAACAGGCATTTTTCTCTGGATCGCTGATTCTGTGAAAAACGGTCACAAAAATATGGACAACATCAGTTACACAGATGCCTTTATTATCGGATCTTTTCAGGCAGCTGCCATTTTCCCGGCTATTTCGCGTTCAGGCATGACCATTGTTGCAGCGCTGTGGCGAAGACTTGACCGTGAAACGGCTGCGTATTTTTCCTTTTTATTATCAACACCCGCCATTGCAGGCGCCTGCCTCCTGCAAACAAAAGAATTACTAAGCGGCGGGGGTGAGGAAATTTCTTTATCCGCTTTACTTGTGGGAATCGCCGCATCAGCCTTCTTCGGCTATGTTGCCGTGAAATGGATGATTGGCTTTTTGAAAAAACACTCCTTAAAGCCATTTGCGATCTATGTATGGATGTTAGGGTTTGTTGTGCTGTACTTTCAATTTACCGGAAAATTCTAG